The Brienomyrus brachyistius isolate T26 chromosome 9, BBRACH_0.4, whole genome shotgun sequence genome contains the following window.
TAAGTCACTATATCATATATTTCCATGTGCTATCGTAGCTCAGTGCTCTGTGCCGTCTCCTGCCTGCTCATGTCACCCTCTCTAATGCCTGCCAGTGACTCCCACTCCCAAACAGCGACCCCCCCTTTCctttatagtgcactcacacgcgatgtcccccctcccccccagcagcTCATCTCAGTCCGGCCCGgcctctccctccccttctTGTCGCGCGAAGTGGACCAGCAGCGTGTCCAGGTCGCGGCGGTCGGCCGCGGCGTACAGCGAACTCTCTCCCATCATGCTCAGCGCCATGCGCAGTGTGGACCAGATGTTGTCTGACATGGCGACTGCCGCTCGGCCTCCCCTGGCGTCGCCGTCGCCAGCAGCCTGTCTCTGCAGAGATAAGGCCTCCAGGAAGTGCTCCACTGCCTCTCTGCATGGGACAGCGCAGAAACATTAATAAATAACCTAATCAGACACCACGCAACCCAGCAATATCCATACCTGTCCATTACATTGTCTTACTATTCAATCAGGACACCATGAACACCAGGCAACACCcatcttattatttttttattttatcttttatccaaagcaacttacaTTTTTCAGCAGGCAGTCCCTGGGGCAATCAGAGTTACAACAATGAACAACAATGAACCCACTCAGCCAACAACAGGATCTGAACCGGCGACTTTCCAATCATTTGTACACCTGAGCCgcgcactgcaccaccatcatCCATAACCTCTTAGTCCAGcactgggttatgggcccagtgTCTATCCCAGCATCATGTTATGGGTTCAGTGTCTATACCACCACCAAGtaatgagcctggagcctatcgcaGCACCGGGTTATGGGCCCAGTGTCTATCCCAGCACCGGGTTATTGGACCAGTGTCTATCCCAGCACCGGGTTATGGGCCCAGTGTCAATCCCAGCACCAGGTTATGGGCCCAGTGTCAATCCCAGCACCAGGTTATGGGCCCAGTGTCTATCCCAGCACCAGGTTATGGGCCCAGTGTCTATCCCAACACCAGGTTATGGGCCCAGTGTCTATCCCAGCACCAGGTTATGGGCCCAGTGTCTATCCCAGCACCAGGTTATGGGCCCAGTGTCTATCCCAACACCAAGTAATGAGCatggagtctatcccagcagCAGGTAAtgaacctggagcctatcctagcaCTAGGTTATGGAGCTGGAGCCTATTTCAGCACTGAGTTATGGGCCTGCAGTCTACCCCCGGAAGCCCAACATATGAGGGATAGGAtgccctggattggatgccagtctgttGTAGGGCATGCACTAAGCACTCAAATGTATTTAAATCATATTTAAATCTAATTTGTAAGACTATACATCATCTGTATATCCCACTGTCCCTGGAAGAGAAGACAAAGCTTTGGCTAATAATCaatttgaaatataataatttcCTAAGTCATCAGTGCGCCCTACAGTAATAGTGATGTGCAATTTATCAACCGATATTTCACCTGTGAGCCCCAAGGTTGACGCAGCTTATGCCCAGGTTGTATCGACTGCGGACAAAGCCTGGCTGCAATTCCAGAGCTCTCCTGTAGGCGGCAACAGCCTCTTCTGAGCGGCTCCCATTTGCGAGGGTAGCACCAAGCTTGTTCCACAGAAGGTAGTCCTGGTGCCAGGAAAGTGAGGAGCATTACAGTCAGTCAGCTGCGGAACACCTAAACACGAAATGAACAAAAAGGACGGATACAGCGAGGCGGGGTCACCTGCGGGGTGACAGAGAGGGCGGCGCTGAAGCAGTCCACGGCCTTGTCGTATTCTCCGCTCAGGTTGAACAAGACACCCAAGCCGCACTGGAGTTGCGGGTCCACATGGGTGGGGTCAGAGGACGCCGCGCTCAAAAACAGGGACTGCacctccatgaagagtgacctgGGAGAAAGGCGAGGCGGGTGGAACACTCCCGAGGACTGGAGAATTCTTTCGGAGTGAGTGCCATACTGCAGGACGCCGAGTATTCAGTAAGTCCTACTGGGACATGTGGCCAGCTGGGGCTCACCATCCCAGCgaatgagctgcaaacagaagcCCAGGCCTTCTGCAGCCCGAGAGGTGACCTTGGTCCCCCGCTCCCCCTTTGGCCTCCTACTTATTTTATAACGGAGGCTTAGCCACACGTCATAATAAAGTTTTGCTCAGACTCCCAAGGCAACCGCATGAGCAAAAGCTAAACCCATCCAAAAACTCTGAGGATCAAAGCCGAAAATACAGGAGGCTCCTCACCGTTTAGGGGTTGGACCACCTAATGTAGCTGTTATtcgtgatgtcatttcctgaCTAAGAGACACCCCTTCCCCGGAGACGGGAGGGTACtgaaactctcacacacgtatcaGATATATCAGTAACAGCAGAGTCAGACTCACTCCGGCAGCAATGATCCAAATCGTTCcctttccttctctctctctttgactccctccttctcctgttcATGCTGCTCTAGGATTGGTCGGTATTTGGGATTGTGCCTCAGCCAATCGCGTAGCGTCTCGCAGGCCTGCCTGTGCAGCGTTTCGTTGGTAAAGCTGACGGCCAGGGCCATCAGGGCCGTCAGATTGTCATTCTTCAGCTCTATGcatctaaaaaaataaaataaaatcacgaCAGTTTAAATTGAGTCGTAGGCGTGTGAATGGTTTGGTGACGCATAAAGTCAGTAAAAAAACCTGTTAAATGTGTGTGCAAACACTCTGTAAACACCTAAAATGTGTCAGCAACAAGAAAGACACACCCTGCTAACTCCACATTCACAGCTTAAGACTGAGATTCAGATGTAGATCTCTCAGTATCGGAAAGATCAAGCTTGATAAGAATTTTTCAGTTAAAATGTGCCGTTCTACATGTTGCAAGAGGCACCTGCGGAGGGCACTGATGGCGGCGAACTCTTGCTCGTTTTCTGCTTGGCACGTGCCCAAATACTGCCAAGCCTGGGGAAAGAAACACATTGAGAAAGAGAAGCGTAAGGGAAGCTGAACTGGCACGCGGCCAAGACACTGGCGGTAGGCATGAGCGCCGCCTCACTAGGTGGTTGTTGGGTTCTCTCTGCACAGCGCTCTCGAACAGCCGCACTGCCCCCGGGATGTCCCCAGCCTCCATGCGGCGCAGCCCCTCGCTCAGGGGGTCCTGGTGTGACAGGTATGGGTTGTCTTCCTCGAACTGGTAACCCTTAGGGCCAGAGGGAATGAGAACATTTTtttgatatattttatttatccgGAAAGAGCTGGGTCAaactgtccctagagcaaaagGCCAAACTGTGAAAtctgctgaccatgggatttgaacccatgaccttccgatcaaagacacagtgtcctaacccacagagccacttATAAATGCTAAACAGGGATCTCTCAGTACACCACAGGAGAGGAGTTCGCCATAAAGGGAGACCCTGGAGCAGCTAGCCCAACCCCCACCCTCCGACGTTCCGTCAGGGTCGGGTACCTTATCATACGAGGTGCTCATCAGCTGGTCGAAGTCGGACAGCCAGGGGTGACTCTCTGCGTCCCTCTTGGCCATCTCCTCCCACTCCTCCTGCAGCTTCTCCCAGAAGTCCACATCGCTCTGGACGTTTGGAGGGTACAGACTCACTGACACACCTCATCAAAAGGTAGCTCATCACACACCCTAAGCACACCGTAGCCACTGCTACAAAGCCGGGGGAAAGCAGAGGTTCGCCTCTCGGCCCAGTTCACTCACTTCTACTGCGGCTTTGGCCTGCTGGAAGTCTTGTCCCGAAGTAGTGAACTCGTCCACCCAGGATTCAGCCGACTCTACCGACACCTGGGAAAAAGACACAGAAGCACAGCTCAAGTGCTACagcagaaacacactcgtcCATCAGACATCAACTGTGAGAGAAATGAGACACACGGATGAAAGAATAAAGGGAAGAGAAAATGTAAGGCGATGGTGTCTTTCCCTCCGCTTCCTACGAGCGCACAGGCGCTGAGGTCTTTCCCCTGAGAGCAACCACGCACTCGCCAGCATGTCCcgcactcacactgcagcccaacTGCAGCTACATGCATGTAAGCACCATATCGCTCCTTAAGAATTTGCCCCTTTCATAACAAGGATAAAGTCAGGCATAATGAAGCAGTCATCGGCACTGGATACACATACGCCACAGGTAATTGTACGCAGTGTGTGAGGCAGCGTGCCCTGCTGGCCGGGGCCTCAGGCCTACCTGCCTCAGGATGGCAGCCCAGTCAAACGCAAGCTTAGCATTAGTCCTGTCAGTCTTCTCTTTGCCCTCTCGAGTTTCCACTTGCACAGCCCCTCCCCCTGTCTCCTCCAAGAACTTCGAGGAGTGATCATGGGGGgcggggcgggaggggggcacGGAGGAATGTCATTCGATTGAAGGGCGAGGGGGGGGtcgtatgcatttttttttttaatggtcgGGGATTAACGGGGAAGGGCGTGATGCAGGAGTGCATGACGGGTAAGGGGAGAGGATGAAGGAAGGGCAGACCAGAAGGCAGTTTATCACTGGGGTATGATTACAGGCGCAATGACCTGAATGTGCTAGACAGCCTGTGCCATTCTCTGTGCAATGCCACACTATTTACACCCACACAATGCATCACATGTACACAACAAGAATTCCCTTGCATATTTCACATATAAATTCTTAGAAAAGCAGCACAGCACTTCACATAAGTGAATCTGAATCATCTGGACAAACTAGAACTTCCCCTGGACATAGAAATTAACAATAAGAAGCCGTATGTGCTACAACACTATAGccttaaacattaaaatgaacggATTACAATTACATCTATCGCTGACCTAGCAACTATACAATGATAATCCTGTCCCATAGACACAAGGTCACCAATGGTTAAAAACCAGGTGCTGTCAGTTAACATTTGCTTACTAATTATCACCATTCTCCAACTAGAATTCTCAACTTTCTATGTATCTGGTAGCTAGATAAGCGGACTTATTAATAACATGACATGCTCGCTTAATCTCAGGGCAGGGCCCTCTGACAGCGGGCGGCCTTGGCGTGGGGTCCTACCTGGTTGATCTTAGTTGCCCAGTGCTGTGCCAGCTGAGCCTGTGCTCTATCTGCGTGCTCCCTGCCTGCTCTGTCCTCCACTGTCACACTGCCCTCGCCAATCTGCCTAATGAACCGCAGGAACTACACAACAGACGACAACAGACAACAACAACACAGCAGTGATTACTCTACTAGCTAAGGACTCTGCGCTTCAGCACGGTGTTTCACTACAGCACAGTCACACGGCACTGAGAAGAGGGAGAAAGGCGAAATTAATCACTGCTGCCAAACACGTGGCGATGGCAACACAAAGACACGAAAACAATAACGGCGAACAACAGCGTGCAAATAATATATACAAGGAAGGGAGCAAAATCACATGACACAAACAGAGGCACGCTCCTACTGGCAGACACGTAACCTACTTCAGTGTTCTGCAGTTTGGGGTCGTCGACTTTGGCCAGAAGCTCATTGGCTGCTTGCTTAAGCTCCTCCCCCGGCTGGTATTCCTGGGTCCTGGTCGATCGGAAGGACTTTTATGAATAAACATTATGGTAAAGCACTGAAGTACGTACCCTGCTGACTGATGCACCTTGGTGACTTACACTGATATTCAATACACGTTTAATGTTCCTGAGCTGTTCATTCAGTCTGTTCCAGTaaaatcagcatcaaataacgTCTCTTTCATGTTACAGTGTTTTacacatacattttaaaaaaatacaacttCCACATTTCGATAATGTAGATTAGAAGGATTCATGGGAAATTAACCATTAAGAGACCATCAGATACATAAGCTGGGACTCCAGGCAGGACAATGAGGTTTAAAGCACTCATTCCTGCAGATCGTGGACATTATTCTTGGTGAAGAAAAGCAAGCCATACACTCCGACAGGCTGAAGCAGAGGCGAGTCGCTCATATATTTCTGTGAAACAATTGCAATCCTAAGAAATGGGGCTCCTACCTCCATCCCGAATGATCATACATAACCCTGCAATCTGTCATGGTAAAGCCAAGAAACTGGCCAGTCACTCTACACGAAATGTAATTTAGGTATTACTCATAAATATAATCATTGGCTTTTGTGCATTTCCAGGATATGGAGGTTCTAGGAAAATGCTGGCCCATTCACGGCATTCATCATCCTTGCAGTGCAATTTCCTTTGAATTTCTAGGCCATTGTCATTGAACAAAAAGAACAAAATCGTTTTTTTCTGGAATTCACCTTTGAGCATCATGGATAATAGCTGTTCTGCTGTTCTTCATCTTCACACTCTTAAGGAGTCCTGTCTGTTATTCCCCCGCTGACTGCACCTCCATCGTACCCTCTCCACCCCCCTTACGCTTCTCCCAAATCCATCTCACCACTCTCGATCCTGCTCCCTCTCGCCCAGGTCTCCAAGCCACAGCTTCTCCTCAGATTGCTCCAGGTACTCCTCTGCCCAGCGCCCAGGgtctgagggagggagggagaagcaGGTCACAGACTCCACCAGAATGGGGGGCTGGGAGAGCGGCGGGAAGCCTAAACGTGATGTCGCACACCTGTCACATCCGCGATGAACTCGCGAGTCCAGTCGGCTTCGGCGCCGTCCTCGGGTCCTACTTGCCCGGGCGTGGAGACCGATTCGGGGGAGGACAGGAACTCGGCCGCCCAGTCTCCAGATAGTGCCAGGGCCGCCACACCAGGAGCTAAGCACAACCAGCACACGAGGAGAAGCGTGAGGGTGTGAGGTGCCCGAGTGTCAACAGTCAGTGCAGCCggcagctgctgctgttgttgatATGGACTGGGGTACAGTCTGAGGCAGGGTTCACCTCTCTGCGGGGCCTGTCTATAGCTCTGCTGGTCAATCTGCTGCATCTCCTCCAGCAGCTGGCCCATGTCGAAGCTGTGCGGGGGCCTGGGAGGCGCCTGCAGGAACTCGCTCACCAGCTGTGGCGTGGATATCGTCACGAATCAGCCCTCCACGCCAGTGAGGGGGGCTCACCAATACCAGGGCCTCTATCAGAACTACGTGGCTGACATTTCGGAAATGGTAAGCACAACCAGAGAGCTATCTTCACGAGGGAGACCTACCTCTTCCTCTGTGGCTATTTCAATGGGAGTCGGAG
Protein-coding sequences here:
- the pex5 gene encoding peroxisomal biogenesis factor 5 isoform X2; amino-acid sequence: MAMRDLVEAECGAANPLMKLTSHMTQEGGAWRHRATPTIPPTPIEIATEEELVSEFLQAPPRPPHSFDMGQLLEEMQQIDQQSYRQAPQRAPGVAALALSGDWAAEFLSSPESVSTPGQVGPEDGAEADWTREFIADVTDPGRWAEEYLEQSEEKLWLGDLGEREQDREWTQEYQPGEELKQAANELLAKVDDPKLQNTEFLRFIRQIGEGSVTVEDRAGREHADRAQAQLAQHWATKINQVSVESAESWVDEFTTSGQDFQQAKAAVESDVDFWEKLQEEWEEMAKRDAESHPWLSDFDQLMSTSYDKGYQFEEDNPYLSHQDPLSEGLRRMEAGDIPGAVRLFESAVQREPNNHLAWQYLGTCQAENEQEFAAISALRRCIELKNDNLTALMALAVSFTNETLHRQACETLRDWLRHNPKYRPILEQHEQEKEGVKEREKERERFGSLLPESLFMEVQSLFLSAASSDPTHVDPQLQCGLGVLFNLSGEYDKAVDCFSAALSVTPQDYLLWNKLGATLANGSRSEEAVAAYRRALELQPGFVRSRYNLGISCVNLGAHREAVEHFLEALSLQRQAAGDGDARGGRAAVAMSDNIWSTLRMALSMMGESSLYAAADRRDLDTLLVHFARQEGEGEAGPD
- the pex5 gene encoding peroxisomal biogenesis factor 5 isoform X1, with product MAMRDLVEAECGAANPLMKLTSHMTQEGGAWRHRATPTIPPTPIEIATEEELVSEFLQAPPRPPHSFDMGQLLEEMQQIDQQSYRQAPQRAPGVAALALSGDWAAEFLSSPESVSTPGQVGPEDGAEADWTREFIADVTDPGRWAEEYLEQSEEKLWLGDLGEREQDREWTQEYQPGEELKQAANELLAKVDDPKLQNTEFLRFIRQIGEGSVTVEDRAGREHADRAQAQLAQHWATKINQFLEETGGGAVQVETREGKEKTDRTNAKLAFDWAAILRQVSVESAESWVDEFTTSGQDFQQAKAAVESDVDFWEKLQEEWEEMAKRDAESHPWLSDFDQLMSTSYDKGYQFEEDNPYLSHQDPLSEGLRRMEAGDIPGAVRLFESAVQREPNNHLAWQYLGTCQAENEQEFAAISALRRCIELKNDNLTALMALAVSFTNETLHRQACETLRDWLRHNPKYRPILEQHEQEKEGVKEREKERERFGSLLPESLFMEVQSLFLSAASSDPTHVDPQLQCGLGVLFNLSGEYDKAVDCFSAALSVTPQDYLLWNKLGATLANGSRSEEAVAAYRRALELQPGFVRSRYNLGISCVNLGAHREAVEHFLEALSLQRQAAGDGDARGGRAAVAMSDNIWSTLRMALSMMGESSLYAAADRRDLDTLLVHFARQEGEGEAGPD
- the pex5 gene encoding peroxisomal biogenesis factor 5 isoform X3, translating into MAMRDLVEAECGAANPLMKLTSHMTQEGGAWRHRATPTIPPTPIEIATEEELVSEFLQAPPRPPHSFDMGQLLEEMQQIDQQSYRQAPQRAPGVAALALSGDWAAEFLSSPESVSTPGQVGPEDGAEADWTREFIADVTDPGRWAEEYLEQSEEKLWLGDLGEREQDREWTQEYQPGEELKQAANELLAKVDDPKLQNTEVSVESAESWVDEFTTSGQDFQQAKAAVESDVDFWEKLQEEWEEMAKRDAESHPWLSDFDQLMSTSYDKGYQFEEDNPYLSHQDPLSEGLRRMEAGDIPGAVRLFESAVQREPNNHLAWQYLGTCQAENEQEFAAISALRRCIELKNDNLTALMALAVSFTNETLHRQACETLRDWLRHNPKYRPILEQHEQEKEGVKEREKERERFGSLLPESLFMEVQSLFLSAASSDPTHVDPQLQCGLGVLFNLSGEYDKAVDCFSAALSVTPQDYLLWNKLGATLANGSRSEEAVAAYRRALELQPGFVRSRYNLGISCVNLGAHREAVEHFLEALSLQRQAAGDGDARGGRAAVAMSDNIWSTLRMALSMMGESSLYAAADRRDLDTLLVHFARQEGEGEAGPD